From one Streptomyces sp. Q6 genomic stretch:
- a CDS encoding 5'-3' exonuclease has product MRGVTQGSEAPTVNQRLMLLDTASLYFRAYFGVPDSVKAPDGTPVNAVRGLLEFITRLVHDHHPTHLVACMDADWRPQWRVDLIPSYKAHRVAEETAAGTPDEEEVPDTLSPQVPIIEAVLDALGIARVGVEGYEADDVIGTFTGRASGPVDIVTGDRDLFQLVDDKLERRVLYPLKGVGTLQMTDEDLLREKYGVDGSGYVDMALLRGDPSDGLPGVPGIGEKTAAKLLAQFGDLAGIMAAVDDPASRLTPTQRKRLDEARPYIAVAPAVVRVASDVPLPDVDTALPREPRDPMALDELAARWGLGGSLHRLLATLAE; this is encoded by the coding sequence ATGCGAGGCGTGACCCAAGGATCCGAAGCCCCCACCGTGAACCAGCGCCTGATGCTGCTCGACACCGCGTCCCTGTACTTCCGGGCCTACTTCGGGGTGCCGGACTCCGTGAAGGCCCCGGACGGCACACCGGTGAACGCGGTGCGCGGGCTGCTCGAATTCATCACCCGGCTCGTCCACGACCACCACCCCACGCACCTGGTGGCGTGCATGGACGCGGACTGGCGCCCGCAGTGGCGCGTCGACCTGATCCCCTCGTACAAGGCGCACCGCGTCGCCGAGGAGACGGCGGCCGGCACCCCGGACGAGGAGGAGGTCCCCGACACCCTCTCGCCGCAGGTCCCGATCATCGAGGCTGTGCTCGACGCGCTCGGCATCGCGCGCGTGGGCGTCGAGGGGTACGAGGCGGACGACGTGATCGGCACGTTCACCGGCCGTGCGAGCGGCCCGGTCGACATCGTCACCGGCGACCGCGACCTCTTCCAGCTCGTCGACGACAAGCTGGAGCGGCGCGTCCTCTACCCGCTCAAGGGCGTCGGCACCCTCCAGATGACCGACGAGGACCTGCTGCGCGAGAAGTACGGCGTGGACGGCTCCGGTTACGTGGACATGGCCCTGCTGCGCGGCGACCCGAGCGACGGGCTGCCGGGCGTGCCCGGCATCGGCGAGAAGACGGCCGCGAAGCTGCTCGCCCAGTTCGGCGATCTCGCCGGGATCATGGCGGCCGTCGACGACCCGGCGTCCAGGCTGACGCCGACCCAGCGCAAGCGGCTCGACGAGGCGCGGCCGTACATCGCGGTGGCGCCCGCGGTGGTGCGCGTCGCGAGCGACGTACCCCTGCCGGACGTGGACACGGCGCTGCCGCGCGAGCCCCGGGACCCCATGGCCCTGGACGAGTTGGCGGCCCGCTGGGGCTTGGGCGGATCTTTGCACCGGCTCCTCGCCACCCTCGCGGAGTGA
- a CDS encoding siderophore-interacting protein has product MAERPARKPRKARSAQVVRTERLTPHMQRVVIGGDGLADFPAELEYTDHYVKLLFPPAGVTYAEPFDAERVREELPREQWPVTRTYTVRAWDAAARELTLDFVVHGDEGLAGPWAARVQPGETIHFMGPGGAYRPDTAADWHLFAGDESALPAVAAALEALPEGTRAHAFLEVEGPEEEQKIDSPVEVTWLHRAGRPVGQALVAAVTGLDFPEGRLHAFVHGEAGFVKELRRHLRVDRSVPREDLSISGYWRLGHNEDGWQASKRDWNAQVEAEQETGA; this is encoded by the coding sequence ATGGCCGAGCGCCCCGCACGCAAGCCCCGCAAGGCCCGTTCCGCGCAGGTGGTACGGACGGAACGGCTGACGCCGCACATGCAGCGGGTGGTCATCGGCGGGGACGGGCTCGCGGACTTCCCTGCGGAGCTGGAGTACACCGACCACTACGTGAAGCTCCTCTTCCCGCCGGCCGGTGTCACGTACGCGGAGCCCTTCGACGCGGAGCGCGTCCGCGAGGAACTGCCGCGCGAGCAGTGGCCCGTGACGCGCACCTACACGGTGCGCGCCTGGGACGCGGCCGCGCGGGAGCTCACCCTCGACTTCGTGGTCCACGGCGACGAGGGCCTCGCGGGTCCGTGGGCCGCGCGCGTGCAACCCGGCGAGACGATCCACTTCATGGGCCCCGGCGGCGCGTACCGTCCCGACACCGCGGCGGACTGGCATCTGTTCGCCGGTGACGAGAGCGCGCTGCCCGCCGTCGCCGCGGCGCTCGAAGCCCTCCCCGAGGGCACCCGGGCCCACGCCTTCCTGGAGGTCGAGGGGCCCGAGGAGGAGCAGAAGATCGACTCCCCGGTGGAGGTGACCTGGCTGCACCGCGCCGGGCGTCCCGTGGGCCAGGCCCTGGTCGCCGCGGTCACCGGACTGGACTTCCCCGAGGGCCGGTTGCACGCGTTCGTGCACGGCGAGGCGGGTTTCGTGAAGGAGCTCCGCCGCCATCTGCGGGTCGACCGGTCGGTCCCGCGCGAGGACCTCTCGATCTCCGGCTACTGGCGCCTCGGCCACAACGAGGACGGCTGGCAGGCGTCGAAGCGCGACTGGAACGCGCAGGTGGAGGCGGAGCAGGAGACGGGCGCCTGA
- a CDS encoding ABC transporter permease translates to MSTVTPPNSLAQTWYMTQRQLMVFVRQPAYLLITLIQPVVWLFLFGSLFKDVVELGGFGTTSYLDYLVPGVVVMSALSSNMWAGMTTLDEIQRGTLNRFLTTPVSRTALANGTVVNNGLVTALQSVIIVLLGLLGGADYAGGAVGVLVLVLASVLLGTVFGALSNALGMLVQERESIIGINTFLLLPLTFVSSAFMAPSRMPPWIRHAADVNPLDWAMVAGRSAMSPDPDWPDVALRGGGLLVLAVAAVWLSTRTFRAYQRKV, encoded by the coding sequence ATGAGCACCGTCACACCGCCCAACTCCCTCGCCCAGACCTGGTACATGACCCAGCGTCAGCTCATGGTGTTCGTGCGGCAGCCCGCGTATCTGCTGATCACGCTGATCCAGCCGGTCGTCTGGCTGTTCCTCTTCGGCAGCCTCTTCAAGGACGTCGTCGAACTCGGCGGCTTCGGCACCACCTCGTATCTCGACTATCTGGTGCCCGGCGTCGTCGTGATGAGCGCCCTCAGCTCCAACATGTGGGCGGGCATGACCACGCTCGACGAGATCCAGCGCGGCACCCTCAACCGCTTCCTGACCACACCGGTCAGCCGCACCGCCCTGGCCAACGGCACCGTCGTCAACAACGGCCTGGTCACCGCGCTCCAGTCGGTGATCATCGTGCTGCTCGGCCTGCTGGGCGGGGCGGACTACGCGGGCGGCGCCGTCGGCGTGCTCGTCCTGGTCCTCGCCTCGGTGCTGCTCGGCACGGTCTTCGGGGCGCTGTCCAACGCGCTCGGGATGCTGGTGCAGGAGCGGGAGTCGATCATCGGGATCAACACGTTCCTGCTGCTGCCGCTCACGTTCGTGTCGTCGGCGTTCATGGCGCCGTCCCGGATGCCGCCCTGGATCCGGCACGCCGCCGACGTCAATCCGCTCGACTGGGCGATGGTCGCCGGGCGTTCGGCGATGTCCCCCGACCCGGACTGGCCGGACGTGGCGCTCAGGGGCGGGGGGTTGCTGGTCCTCGCGGTGGCGGCGGTCTGGCTGTCGACGCGCACCTTCAGGGCGTACCAGCGCAAGGTGTAG
- a CDS encoding ATP-binding cassette domain-containing protein — translation MNSTAPAVRARHLVKTYPGDVTALDALDITVEPGTVFGLLGPNGAGKSTTVKILTTLARPDSGTAEVAGHDVLRHPDRVRGAIGVVAQKSGADPVATGRENLLLQGRLYGLRGAGLKARVADLLDRFALADAADRPVKGYSGGMQRRLDVALGLVHRPEVLFLDEPTTGLDPEARTAMWDEIARLAGDEGLTILLTTHYLEEADRLAERIAIVDRGRVVVTGTPDALKGELRGDAVHLALPEPVGDSGRTLLNGALTGLPGVNEAHVDGRRISVRADDGAAAVPLLLGALDRAGLAVASATVARPSLDDVYLRHAGRRYTEADTDPALTGGAR, via the coding sequence ATGAACAGCACCGCGCCCGCCGTACGGGCGCGCCACCTCGTCAAGACCTACCCCGGCGATGTCACGGCCCTCGACGCCCTGGACATCACCGTCGAACCCGGCACCGTCTTCGGCCTCCTCGGGCCGAACGGGGCGGGCAAGTCCACCACCGTCAAGATCCTCACGACCCTCGCGCGGCCCGACTCGGGCACCGCCGAGGTCGCGGGACACGACGTCCTGCGCCACCCCGACCGGGTGCGCGGGGCGATCGGCGTCGTCGCGCAGAAGTCCGGCGCCGACCCCGTCGCCACCGGCCGCGAGAACCTCCTGCTCCAGGGCAGGCTCTACGGGTTGCGGGGCGCGGGCCTCAAGGCCCGGGTCGCCGACCTGCTCGACCGGTTCGCGCTCGCCGACGCCGCCGACCGGCCCGTCAAGGGCTACTCGGGGGGTATGCAGCGCCGCCTCGACGTCGCGCTCGGTCTCGTCCACCGCCCCGAGGTGCTCTTCCTCGACGAACCCACGACCGGGCTCGACCCCGAGGCGCGCACCGCCATGTGGGACGAGATCGCCCGGCTCGCCGGGGACGAGGGCCTCACGATCCTGCTCACCACGCACTACTTGGAGGAGGCCGACCGGCTCGCCGAGCGCATCGCGATCGTCGACCGCGGCCGGGTCGTCGTGACGGGCACCCCCGACGCCCTCAAGGGTGAACTGCGCGGCGACGCCGTCCACTTGGCGTTGCCCGAACCGGTCGGTGACAGCGGCCGCACGCTCCTGAACGGCGCGCTCACCGGCCTGCCGGGGGTCAACGAGGCGCACGTCGACGGCCGCCGGATCAGCGTGCGCGCCGACGACGGCGCGGCGGCGGTGCCGCTGCTGCTCGGCGCGCTCGACCGGGCCGGCCTCGCGGTCGCCTCGGCGACGGTCGCCCGCCCCTCCCTCGACGACGTCTACCTCCGCCACGCCGGCCGCCGCTACACCGAGGCCGACACGGACCCGGCCCTGACGGGAGGTGCCCGATGA
- a CDS encoding PadR family transcriptional regulator encodes MATKRRRLSNPLALAVMVLLMEKSMHPYEIAQTLRRRGKDTTTKINYGSLYTVVQNLEKHGFVEVAGVQRQGNRPERTLYGITDAGREEAAEWLSDLLAVPATEYPIFETALSLMGVLHPDEVTRLLEERLASLDVQVASARGGLAKLYETLPRIFLVETEYQLHLLQAQAEWIRSFLAEVRSGSLDGVAQWRSFHETGEVPPEFQDLEGPPTDS; translated from the coding sequence ATGGCGACGAAGCGGCGCAGGCTCTCCAATCCGCTCGCGCTCGCCGTGATGGTGCTGCTCATGGAGAAGTCCATGCACCCGTACGAGATCGCGCAGACGCTGCGTCGGCGCGGCAAGGACACCACCACGAAGATCAACTACGGCTCGCTCTACACGGTCGTGCAGAACCTGGAGAAGCACGGATTCGTCGAGGTCGCGGGCGTGCAGCGGCAGGGCAACCGCCCGGAGCGCACCCTGTACGGGATCACCGACGCGGGGCGCGAGGAGGCCGCCGAGTGGCTCTCCGACCTGCTGGCCGTCCCGGCCACCGAGTACCCGATCTTCGAGACCGCGCTGTCGCTGATGGGGGTGCTGCACCCCGACGAGGTGACGCGTCTCCTGGAGGAGCGGCTCGCGAGCCTCGACGTCCAGGTGGCGAGCGCGCGCGGCGGGCTCGCCAAGCTGTACGAGACGCTGCCGCGGATCTTCCTCGTGGAGACCGAGTACCAGCTGCACCTGCTCCAGGCCCAGGCCGAGTGGATCCGGTCCTTCCTCGCGGAGGTCCGGAGCGGCTCGCTGGACGGCGTCGCGCAGTGGCGCTCGTTCCACGAGACCGGTGAAGTCCCGCCGGAGTTCCAGGACTTGGAGGGGCCGCCCACGGACAGCTGA
- a CDS encoding amino acid permease, translated as MTTLAPSDDHPSRSLPDDASLTEFGYRQELHRSLGRYASFAAGFSFISVLTTVFQFFAVGYAFGGPVFFWTWPAVLVGQLLVAACFAELAARYPISGAIYQWSSRLSTPSFGWFAGWIMVIGQIVVVAAAALALQMVMPPLWSGFQFVGGDPSPTSATGAANAAVLGVVLLALTTLVNVVDNRVMSLINRVGVSAEIIGAVLIVVLLLTHSERSPGITFHLGTAGQSGLLAALLTGSLTAAYVLIGFDSAGEMSEETHQPRRTSPRTILTALGAAGLLGGLLVLGGLLAAPSLTDGGLASGGLSYVLTSSLGDGVGRVLLADVVIAIAVATLAIQTAACRMLFSMARDGVLPCSRALSRVSPRTGMPTGPALVVGVFAAALLLLNFASPDAFLAIGTTCIVLLYLAYAMVTGPMLVRRLRGHYRGAATDGTDETGRPLFSLGRWGLPVNALALLYGLFMTVNLAWPRAAVYDPTGGHWYFQWFTVLFLGAAVGAGAAFRWTRRQRGRARAAVATA; from the coding sequence GTGACCACCCTCGCCCCCTCCGACGACCACCCGTCCCGGTCCCTGCCCGACGACGCCTCGCTCACCGAGTTCGGCTACCGCCAGGAGCTGCACCGCAGCCTCGGCCGGTACGCGTCGTTCGCCGCGGGCTTCTCCTTCATCTCGGTCCTGACGACCGTCTTCCAGTTCTTCGCCGTCGGCTACGCGTTCGGCGGCCCGGTCTTCTTCTGGACCTGGCCGGCCGTGCTCGTCGGGCAGTTGCTCGTCGCCGCGTGCTTCGCCGAACTCGCCGCGCGCTACCCGATCTCGGGCGCGATCTACCAGTGGTCGTCCCGGCTCTCCACGCCGTCCTTCGGCTGGTTCGCGGGCTGGATCATGGTGATCGGACAGATCGTGGTCGTGGCGGCGGCCGCGCTCGCGCTCCAGATGGTGATGCCGCCGCTGTGGTCGGGGTTCCAGTTCGTCGGCGGCGACCCCTCGCCCACGTCGGCGACGGGCGCGGCGAACGCGGCGGTCCTCGGTGTGGTCCTGCTGGCGCTCACCACACTGGTGAACGTCGTCGACAACCGCGTGATGTCCCTGATCAACCGGGTCGGCGTGAGCGCCGAGATCATCGGCGCGGTGCTCATCGTGGTGCTGCTGCTCACCCACTCCGAACGGTCCCCCGGCATCACCTTCCATCTGGGCACGGCCGGTCAATCGGGCCTCCTCGCCGCGCTGTTGACCGGCTCGCTCACCGCCGCGTACGTCCTGATCGGCTTCGACAGCGCCGGCGAGATGAGCGAGGAGACGCACCAGCCGCGCCGCACCTCGCCCCGGACGATCCTCACCGCGCTCGGCGCCGCGGGCCTGCTCGGCGGGCTGCTCGTGCTCGGCGGCCTCCTCGCGGCGCCCAGCCTCACCGACGGCGGCCTCGCCTCGGGCGGCCTGAGCTACGTCCTCACCAGCAGCCTCGGCGACGGCGTCGGCCGGGTCCTGCTCGCCGACGTGGTGATCGCCATCGCCGTGGCGACGCTCGCCATCCAGACGGCGGCGTGCCGGATGCTCTTCTCGATGGCCCGCGACGGGGTGCTGCCCTGTTCCCGCGCCCTGTCCCGGGTCAGCCCGCGCACCGGCATGCCGACGGGCCCGGCCCTGGTGGTCGGTGTCTTCGCGGCGGCCCTGCTCCTGCTGAACTTCGCGTCACCGGACGCCTTCCTCGCCATCGGCACGACCTGCATCGTGCTGCTGTACCTGGCGTACGCGATGGTGACCGGCCCGATGCTGGTGCGCAGGCTGCGCGGCCACTACCGGGGCGCCGCCACGGACGGCACCGACGAGACGGGCCGCCCCCTCTTCTCCCTGGGCCGCTGGGGCCTGCCGGTCAACGCCCTCGCCCTGCTCTACGGCCTCTTCATGACCGTCAACCTGGCGTGGCCCCGGGCCGCGGTGTACGACCCGACGGGCGGGCACTGGTACTTCCAGTGGTTCACGGTCCTGTTCCTGGGCGCGGCGGTGGGCGCGGGTGCCGCGTTCCGCTGGACCCGGAGGCAGCGCGGCCGGGCGCGGGCCGCGGTGGCCACCGCGTAA
- a CDS encoding RluA family pseudouridine synthase: protein MTRRSPRTPPSPLPQRDGVDPVRVRLPVDGEWRTVRDHLVGRLAAGDGVIDAMIGAGRIVRADGSAVTADTPYEPGGHVWFHRDLAPETPVPFGVDLVYRDEHIVVADKPHFLATTPRGSHVAQTLLARLRRETGIPSIGPAHRLDRLTAGLVLFVVRPEERGRYQTLFRDRLVRKEYEAVAAYDPGVALPVTVRSRIEKERGVLTAQEIPGGEVNAESHVRLAARRGPWGLYALTPHTGRTHQLRVHMNSLGLPILGDPLYPRIAEPVAPDDFRRPLQLLARTLEFRDPVTGIEHRFTSGRALEAWESYDSWDQ from the coding sequence GTGACCCGCCGCTCCCCCCGCACCCCGCCCTCCCCGCTCCCCCAGCGCGACGGGGTCGACCCCGTGCGGGTGCGGCTGCCGGTCGACGGGGAGTGGCGGACCGTACGGGACCACCTCGTGGGGCGGCTGGCGGCGGGCGACGGGGTGATCGACGCGATGATCGGCGCGGGCCGGATCGTGCGGGCGGACGGGTCCGCCGTCACCGCCGACACCCCGTACGAACCCGGCGGGCACGTCTGGTTCCACCGGGACCTCGCGCCCGAGACGCCCGTGCCGTTCGGCGTCGACCTCGTCTACCGCGACGAGCACATCGTCGTCGCGGACAAGCCGCACTTCCTGGCGACGACACCGCGCGGCAGCCATGTCGCGCAGACCCTGCTGGCGCGGCTGCGGCGGGAGACCGGCATCCCCTCGATCGGCCCCGCGCACCGGCTCGACCGGCTGACCGCGGGGCTCGTCCTGTTCGTCGTACGACCGGAGGAGCGCGGCCGGTACCAGACCCTGTTCCGGGACCGGCTCGTCCGCAAGGAGTACGAGGCGGTCGCCGCGTACGACCCCGGCGTCGCGCTGCCCGTCACCGTGCGCAGCCGGATCGAGAAGGAGCGCGGGGTGCTCACCGCCCAGGAGATCCCGGGCGGCGAGGTCAACGCCGAGAGCCATGTCCGACTGGCCGCGCGCCGCGGCCCGTGGGGGCTGTACGCGCTCACGCCGCACACCGGCCGCACCCATCAGCTGCGCGTCCACATGAACAGCCTCGGCCTGCCGATCCTCGGCGATCCGCTCTATCCGCGGATCGCCGAGCCGGTCGCCCCGGACGACTTCCGCAGGCCCCTCCAACTCCTGGCACGCACGCTGGAGTTCAGGGATCCGGTGACCGGGATCGAGCACCGGTTCACCAGCGGACGCGCCCTTGAGGCCTGGGAGTCGTACGACAGCTGGGATCAGTAG
- a CDS encoding cytochrome P450: MTPPSQPSQSPTGFDSFGDPSAAPPPGCPAHALGPDGLRRLYGPEADEDLAAVYEKLRAEHGAVAPVLIHDDVRMWAVLGHSENLQMVRGTSQFNRDARNWTALKNGTVKPTHPLAPVFGWQPICSMAEGAEHLRLRGAVTAAVETIQHRALRRSINKATQEIINRFSERGTCEVVSEFAEHLPMMVMLDVLGAPEAYSERFVQAARDMLKGTETAIASNEFIMSILMDLAVRRRADPIEDDFTSGLIADAAGLTDDEVGQHLRLILIAAYEATANLIANVLRVVLTDPRFRAQLNGGQMTVPEAVEQSLWDEPPFSAMVGYFAKVDTELGGQYIRAGDGLIFGIQPGNVDPAVRPDPTAHMMGNRSHLAFGGGPHECPGQDIGRAIADIGVDAFLMRLPDAELSVPESELKWRSTILSRHLVALPVEFTPRAQQDVVTKPGTVPAQQRTDWQVSTPPPAQAQAMPAPAAPAPPPAAPAPERPHRKLGAWQRFLRWWRGY; the protein is encoded by the coding sequence GTGACGCCTCCCTCCCAGCCCTCCCAGTCACCGACCGGATTCGACTCCTTCGGGGACCCCTCGGCCGCCCCGCCGCCCGGCTGCCCCGCGCACGCCCTCGGCCCGGACGGACTGCGCCGGCTCTACGGGCCCGAGGCCGACGAGGACCTCGCGGCCGTCTACGAGAAACTCCGCGCCGAACACGGCGCCGTCGCCCCGGTGCTGATCCACGACGACGTCCGCATGTGGGCGGTGCTCGGCCACAGCGAGAACCTCCAGATGGTGCGCGGCACGTCCCAGTTCAACCGCGACGCCCGCAACTGGACCGCCCTGAAGAACGGCACCGTCAAGCCCACGCACCCGCTCGCCCCGGTGTTCGGCTGGCAGCCCATCTGCTCGATGGCCGAGGGCGCCGAGCACCTGCGGCTGCGCGGCGCGGTCACCGCCGCCGTCGAGACGATCCAGCACCGCGCCCTGCGCCGCAGCATCAACAAGGCCACCCAGGAGATCATCAACCGGTTCTCCGAGCGCGGCACCTGCGAGGTCGTCAGCGAGTTCGCCGAGCACCTGCCGATGATGGTGATGCTGGACGTGCTCGGCGCGCCCGAGGCGTACAGCGAGCGCTTCGTGCAGGCCGCACGCGACATGCTCAAGGGCACCGAGACGGCCATCGCCAGCAACGAGTTCATCATGAGCATCCTGATGGACCTCGCCGTGCGGCGCCGGGCCGACCCCATCGAGGACGACTTCACCAGCGGCCTCATCGCCGACGCGGCCGGACTCACGGACGACGAGGTCGGCCAGCACCTGCGGCTCATCCTCATCGCCGCGTACGAGGCCACGGCCAACCTCATCGCCAACGTGCTGCGGGTCGTCCTCACCGACCCCCGCTTCCGCGCCCAGCTCAACGGCGGGCAGATGACGGTGCCCGAGGCCGTCGAGCAGTCGCTGTGGGACGAGCCGCCGTTCAGCGCCATGGTCGGCTACTTCGCCAAGGTCGACACCGAGCTCGGCGGGCAGTACATCCGCGCGGGCGACGGCCTGATCTTCGGCATCCAGCCGGGCAACGTGGACCCGGCGGTGCGGCCCGACCCGACCGCGCACATGATGGGCAACCGCTCGCACCTCGCGTTCGGTGGCGGCCCGCACGAGTGCCCCGGTCAGGACATCGGGCGCGCCATCGCCGACATCGGCGTCGACGCGTTCCTGATGCGGCTGCCCGACGCCGAACTCTCCGTTCCGGAGAGCGAGTTGAAGTGGCGCTCGACGATCCTCTCGCGCCATCTGGTGGCCCTGCCGGTGGAGTTCACCCCGCGTGCGCAGCAGGACGTCGTCACCAAGCCGGGCACGGTCCCGGCGCAGCAGCGCACGGACTGGCAGGTATCGACGCCCCCACCGGCCCAGGCACAGGCCATGCCCGCACCGGCGGCACCGGCACCGCCCCCGGCCGCCCCGGCGCCCGAGAGGCCGCACCGCAAACTCGGCGCCTGGCAGCGCTTCCTGCGCTGGTGGCGCGGCTACTGA
- a CDS encoding GTP-binding protein, whose product MDYRSSDATGAADLVVGSVHIPGPRAEDRMPETVTSAVKIVIVGGFGVGKTTMVGSVSEIRPLTTEETMTQAGIGVDDNYGSETKTATTVAMDFGRIGITDELVLYLFGTPGQERFWFLWNGLFEGALGAVVLIDTRRLEVSFDVIGRLEERGVPFVIANNAFPDGPRYPAEELRKALDLDQHVPIIECDARRRASSRDVLMTLMRYLHEMALHQG is encoded by the coding sequence ATGGACTACAGAAGCTCTGACGCGACCGGCGCCGCCGACCTGGTGGTCGGCAGCGTGCACATCCCGGGACCGCGCGCCGAGGACCGGATGCCGGAGACGGTCACCTCGGCCGTGAAGATCGTCATCGTCGGCGGATTCGGCGTCGGCAAGACGACGATGGTGGGGTCCGTCAGCGAGATCCGCCCGCTCACCACCGAAGAGACCATGACGCAGGCGGGCATCGGCGTCGACGACAACTACGGCTCGGAGACGAAGACCGCCACGACCGTGGCCATGGACTTCGGCCGGATCGGGATCACCGACGAACTCGTCCTCTACCTCTTCGGGACGCCCGGCCAGGAGCGCTTCTGGTTCCTGTGGAACGGCCTGTTCGAGGGGGCGCTGGGCGCCGTCGTGCTCATCGACACCCGCCGCCTGGAGGTCAGCTTCGACGTGATCGGACGTCTGGAGGAGCGCGGCGTGCCGTTCGTCATCGCCAACAACGCGTTCCCGGACGGCCCGCGCTATCCCGCCGAGGAGCTGCGCAAGGCCCTCGATCTGGACCAGCACGTCCCGATCATCGAGTGCGACGCCCGCCGCAGGGCCTCCAGCCGCGACGTCCTGATGACCCTGATGCGCTATCTGCACGAGATGGCCCTGCATCAGGGCTGA
- a CDS encoding DUF742 domain-containing protein, giving the protein MSPRPPEPPFREPPPQRERRGPQDGKAIDPERLYVITGGTEGADRATLDLVTLIVARADPPRSATPEQVAVLRMCHTPLSTAEISAYLSLPFSVVTVLLGELLAAELVQARAPVIRGATADRSLLEAVMHGLQKL; this is encoded by the coding sequence ATGAGTCCCCGTCCCCCCGAACCACCGTTCCGGGAACCGCCCCCGCAGCGCGAGCGGCGGGGCCCGCAGGACGGAAAGGCGATCGACCCCGAGCGCCTGTACGTCATCACGGGCGGCACCGAGGGCGCGGACCGCGCGACGCTCGATCTGGTCACCCTGATCGTGGCGCGCGCGGACCCGCCCCGCTCGGCGACCCCCGAACAGGTCGCCGTCTTACGGATGTGCCACACGCCCCTGTCCACGGCCGAGATCTCGGCCTATCTGAGCCTGCCGTTCAGCGTGGTCACCGTGCTGCTCGGCGAACTCCTCGCGGCCGAACTGGTCCAGGCGCGCGCACCGGTGATCCGGGGTGCGACCGCCGACCGTTCCCTCCTCGAAGCGGTGATGCATGGACTACAGAAGCTCTGA
- a CDS encoding roadblock/LC7 domain-containing protein: MIQQRANFDWMLKELAECVPNVHQVVVLSSDGLRIARYGGDPDAADRIAAACAGLQSLASAVATEIPDSDGTMNMVIIEVNGGFFYLMAAGKGAYLAVLADQFVDAGLVSHQMRDLVIRIGAHLTSPPRRNGQTV, from the coding sequence GTGATCCAGCAACGCGCCAATTTCGACTGGATGCTCAAGGAGCTCGCCGAGTGCGTGCCCAATGTGCATCAGGTGGTGGTGCTGTCCTCGGACGGTCTGCGCATCGCCCGCTACGGAGGTGATCCGGACGCGGCGGACCGGATCGCCGCCGCCTGCGCGGGACTTCAGTCGCTGGCGTCCGCCGTCGCGACCGAGATCCCGGACAGCGACGGCACCATGAACATGGTCATCATCGAGGTCAACGGGGGCTTCTTCTATCTGATGGCCGCGGGCAAGGGCGCGTATCTGGCGGTCCTCGCGGACCAGTTCGTGGACGCCGGACTCGTCAGCCACCAGATGCGCGATCTCGTCATCCGGATCGGAGCCCATCTGACGAGCCCGCCGCGACGCAACGGCCAGACCGTATGA